ATGCCTACTACAACCCGTTGAGCCTGGTTGTGCGTGACCAGAAGCTGCTGGAGAACCAGGGTTACAACGTCACCTGGATCCTGTCCGCGGGCAGCAACAAGGCCAACGAGGGGGTGCGCTCGAACGCACTGGACTTCGGATCGACCGCCGGTTCCGCGGCTCTGGTCGCCCGGGCCAACGGCACCCCGTTGAAGGTGGTCGACGTCTACAGCCAGCCGGAGTGGACCGCGCTGGTGGTCGCCAAGGATTCGCCGATCAAGTCGGTCGCCGAACTCAAGGGCAAGAAGATCGCGGTGACCAAGGGCACCGACCCGTACTTCTTCCTGCTGCAGGCCCTTGATGCGAACGGACTTTCGGCCGGTGACGTAGAGATCGTGAATCTGCAGCATGCCGACGGCAAGACTGCGCTCGAGCGTGGTGACGTCGATGCCTGGTCCGGTCTGGATCCGTTCATGGCGCAGACCGTCCAGGAACAGGGGGCACGCCTGCTGTACCGCAATCCCGAATTCAACTCCTATGGGGTGCTCAATGTCCGCGAGGACTTCAGCGCAGCGCATCCCGACACCGTCCAGGCGGTGGTCAACAGCTACGAGGAGGCCCGCAAATGGGCACTGGAGCACCCAGCCGAACTGACGGCGCTGCTGGCGCAGGAAGCAAAGATCAGCCAGTCGGTGGCCGAGGAGGAGATGGAGCGGACGGCTCTGGACATCGACCCGGTCCCGGGGGCGGCACAGAAGGCGGTGTTGGAGAAGATCGTGCCGATCGCCGTCGCCGACGGCGACATCAAATCCGAGCAGGCCGCGCAGGAGGCGCTGGGATCGCTGCTGGATCCGCAGTACGCGCAGCAGGCGGACTGAACATCGGCGCAGCGTTACTGAACAAGCTTTCGCTGCTCGCGATCGGCTTGATCGTTCCGGTCGCGCTACTGGCGATCTGGCACCTGGTGGCGAACAGCGGGGCGTTCTCCCCCAGCCAGCTGCCCCCGCCGGCAGACGTGCTCGAAGCGCTCGGCGAGTTGGTGCGCCGCGGTGATCTGTGGACGCATCTGCAGACCAGTGTGTCGCGTGTGTTCGCCGGCTACCTCGCGGGCGCGGCCGTCGCGCTGGTCCTCGGGTCGCTGATCGGCTTGTCGGCCACCGTAAGACGACTGCTCGCGCCGACGGTCGCGGCATTCCGCACGGTGCCCTCCCTGGCGTGGGTTCCATTGCTGCTGTTGTGGTTCGGCATCGGCGAGACACCGAAGCTCACGCTCGTCGCCATCGGTGCGTTCTTCCCGATCTACACCACGACGGCCTCGGCGCTCTCGCACGTCGACGCACAACTGCTCGAGGTGGGCCGCGCGTACGGGCGCCGCGGCGCGGCGCTGGTGACCACGGTGATGCTGCCCGCGGCGGCACCAGCTCTTGTGAACGGCCTGCGACTGGGGTTGGCCAACGCGTGGCTGTTCCTGGTCGCGGCGGAGCTGATCGCCTCGTCGAAAGGCCTCGGTTTCATGCTGATCGACAGCCAGAACACCGGGCGTACCGACGTGATGTTGTTGGCCATCGCGCTGCTGGCCGGGCTGGGCAAGCTCAGCGATTCGCTGTTCGGGATCCTCGAGGCGCGTCTGGTCCGCCGGCGCAGCTAGTGGCTACCGGCGCCGCAGACCCGCGCTCGCCCCCAGCACCGCGTCGGTGATCGCCTTCACCAAGAGGCTTTCGAGTTTCCAACACTGCCAGAACAGCGGCACATCCAGGTGATGCTCGGTGATGGGCACGAACGACGCGTCGACCAGATCCTCGGGGTACATGCCCCACCCAAGACCCGCGCGCACCGCCGCACCGAACCCCTCCGCGGTCGGGATGAAATGCACAGGCCGGGCGATGTCTCGGCGGAACGCCTTGCGTACCAACTGATCCTGAAGCCGGTCATCACGGTTCCAGGCCAGTGACGGCGCCACGGCGGCCGCATCACGGGTGAACCCGTCGGGCAGATGGCGCGCCATGTACTCGGTGCTGGCGACCGGCACGTACCGCATCGATCCCAACGGGTGGACGCGGCAGCCCGACACCGGTGTGCGTTCGGTCGTCACCGCGCCCATCACGACTCCTTCCCGCAGGAAGCGCGCGGAGAGGTCCTGGTCCTCGATC
This genomic window from Mycolicibacterium goodii contains:
- a CDS encoding aliphatic sulfonate ABC transporter substrate-binding protein, translated to MRIRHLATMLAAVALAATSACGSEGSQSSDKDVRLDYAYYNPLSLVVRDQKLLENQGYNVTWILSAGSNKANEGVRSNALDFGSTAGSAALVARANGTPLKVVDVYSQPEWTALVVAKDSPIKSVAELKGKKIAVTKGTDPYFFLLQALDANGLSAGDVEIVNLQHADGKTALERGDVDAWSGLDPFMAQTVQEQGARLLYRNPEFNSYGVLNVREDFSAAHPDTVQAVVNSYEEARKWALEHPAELTALLAQEAKISQSVAEEEMERTALDIDPVPGAAQKAVLEKIVPIAVADGDIKSEQAAQEALGSLLDPQYAQQAD
- a CDS encoding ABC transporter permease encodes the protein MGLIVPVALLAIWHLVANSGAFSPSQLPPPADVLEALGELVRRGDLWTHLQTSVSRVFAGYLAGAAVALVLGSLIGLSATVRRLLAPTVAAFRTVPSLAWVPLLLLWFGIGETPKLTLVAIGAFFPIYTTTASALSHVDAQLLEVGRAYGRRGAALVTTVMLPAAAPALVNGLRLGLANAWLFLVAAELIASSKGLGFMLIDSQNTGRTDVMLLAIALLAGLGKLSDSLFGILEARLVRRRS
- a CDS encoding LysR family transcriptional regulator ArgP, which produces MQIDGQQLAAFAAVIELGSFDAAAAKLHVTPSAVSQRIKALEQRVGQVLVVREKPCRATPAGIPLLRLAAQMAVLESEALADMGGGSSQRPRMALAVNADSMASWFTGVFRRLPDVLFDIRIEDQDLSARFLREGVVMGAVTTERTPVSGCRVHPLGSMRYVPVASTEYMARHLPDGFTRDAAAVAPSLAWNRDDRLQDQLVRKAFRRDIARPVHFIPTAEGFGAAVRAGLGWGMYPEDLVDASFVPITEHHLDVPLFWQCWKLESLLVKAITDAVLGASAGLRRR